Below is a genomic region from Bacillota bacterium.
GCCGGAAAAACGGGTTGAAAACGGCAGCACTCTCCGGGAAAACCTTATCTGGGGAACCAGGGGACTGCGGAGTTTGTTCGGCTTTGACGGCGTCCGCGGTGAGATAAATCACAAATTTTTCCCCGAATCGGCCGCCAGGCTCGGGGCTGCCTTTGCATCGTTTCTTGAAGGAGGCAGTATCGCCATCGGAGGCGATGCCTACGGAGCCACGCACATGTTCAAACAGGCTTTGTCAGCCGGGATTGCTTCCGCGGGGGCAGAAGTTTTTGATCTCGGTGAGACAATTATCCCCATTCTGCGCCGCCAGATCGTGGAAATGGGAATCGGCGGGGGCGTCTTTGTCCGCTTTGCCGACACCGACCCCCCGGTAATACTGTTCAAGTTCATGGATGGCAGGGGCCTGGATCTTTCCCGCGGGGAGGAAAGAAATGTAGAACAACTTTATTTCCGTGACGATTTTCCGCGTTGTTCGGGCATCTCCATCAAGAAACCCGCGCGTCTGCCCGATCCTCTGCCGCAATATCGGAAGGGGATACTGAAAAGAGTGGATCGGGAAAGCATCGGTCGGACCGGGTTTCGTATCGTGATCGGTTACTCCCCGCCGCTTGTCGAGAGGGCTCTTTTTCCCCTGCTCCGGGAACTGCGTTGCCGGGTAATTTCTCTGAATCCCAACGTGCCGCTTCATGAGGAACCGTGCTCGTTGGAGGCGCTCCGCCACTACCGGCAGGAAGTGGCCACGGCTGTGAGGCAGATATCGGCTACCCTGGGGGTAATCTTTGATCCCGGTGCCGAGGAAATGATGTTGTTCGATGAACGAGGCCGTGTCGTGGAAGGAGAACTTTACAAGGCTCTCATTTCGCTGCTTCTTTTCCGCATGCGCAAGGGGGAAACCGTGGCTGTTCCGGTCAATGCTTCGGGGGTCATCGAAAAACTTGCGGCCCGCTATCAGGGGAAGGTATTGCGCACGCGCACCGCCCCTTCATACCAGATGAATGCGCTGCAGCAGGAAAAAGGCCAACATCTTGAAGGGTTTTCCTCTCTTTCGCTGAATCTGGACTGTATCGGTGCTCTTGTTTACCTTCTTGAATTCATGGCTCTCCAGGAAACCAACCTTTCCACACTGCTCACGGAGATACCGGACATATACCTGCTGGAGAAACAGGTTCCCTGTCCATGGGAGGAGAAAGGCCGCGTCATGCGCATGCTCATAGAAGAAACCGCCGGCAAGAGGACCGAGATGATCGATGGCCTGAAGGTTCATCATCCCGAGGGATGGGCACTGGTTCTGCCGCATCCGGAAAAACCCGCCTACAATATTTACGGTGAGGGATTCGACGAGGAGATATCCGCCTCGCTCACCGATCTCTATGCCCGCAAAGTTGACCGTCTGATCAGAAAACCCTGATCCTGTTTTCCTTCGTTGGAACAAGACATTTTCACCCTCAGCATTGCCATAATCACCGGAGAAACTCACGCTACATCACTAGCGCATTCGTAAAGCGCACTGTATTCCATCGCCCGAGATTCCTCGCGGCGCTATCCTTACCGACCAGGGGGCGATTTTCCTGCTAGCATTGTATAACAGCATAACGCCTGCGAACTGCAAAAGACCGCTTGCTCGGAATGACAGGGGGGAGGTCGCCGCAGGCGAGCGAAGAATCCCCTCCTCGTAAACACTTTACCATCGCCATAAACTGGTTCCTAGGCTTCTGTTTTTCCCCCGTACGGATATGTTGGCGTCAGCGACATGGAGTGAATGGCTGCCATAGCCGGTGAAGGCGAGGAAGCGAAACGGGATTGCCGACGTGATGTGACAGTGTAGTACCTGTCATTCTGAGGGAGCCCTGTTTTTTGGGGCGACCGAAGAATCCCCTCCTCGTACATACCCCACCACTGCCATAAGCTGGTTCCTGTTTTCCCCTGGCCAAGTCGCCAAGCCAACATATAAAAAAAGAAAAAGCAAACGTAGGCGGTCGAGAAAACCCTTGTTAATACCACTTACTCAGGGGAGGGAAACTGATTCCTAGGTTTTATATTTTCGCATACCCACAAAAGAGAGCTTCAGTTCCTGAAGAATCCCCTCCTCGTATACACCTTACCATCGCCATAAACTGGTTCCTGGCTTTTATCTTTTCCCCGTACAGGTATATTGACGGCAGCGGCACAGAGTAAGCACCCATGAACGGCCCGGTCGCCAAGCCAACATATAAAAAATATTTTATCTTTTCCCGGTACGGCATATCGGCAAAAGCGGATGGCAGCTTGAAGGGTTTTTGATCTGCTATAATGTATAGTAACAGGAAACAGATGGTGGCAAAAAAAAGTTCTGGCGACAACTCTGCAAGGAGGGATAACATGTTCAAGAAAGTGGCGAAGGGGCTGCTGGTTGTTCTTCTGCTACTGGCATTGGTGGGGGTGGTGGCTTACGGGGTCATCTATGCCGGGATCCCCTTGACGGAGAACCCGGTCATGGGGATGGACAGTCTGGCAGTACCCGAGCACATCCAGGAAGAAGACACCGGCATCAAGGTGATGAGTTACAACATCAGGCTTATCACCAGAGAAAGCGACGTGGCGCATTACTGGACCAATCGCCGGGAACATATGGTTGATTTGATAAAAAATTATGATGCCGACATTATCGGTTTTCAGGAGGTAACTCACCCCCAGTACAGGTACCTGATCGAGCAGTTGGGCGATGAATATGATCATTACGGGCTCTACCGTTCCGGCCTGAACAGGGAAAGAGGAAACATAATTATCGGAGATCCGGATCCCGAACCAACCTTGCTGAACATGCTACGAATTTCAATCGTGGACGAGGGCTCTCCAATATTCTACAGGAAGTCCCGTTTCGAGCTGCTGAACTATGACACGTTCTGGCTGCGGGAAAATCCGATGAAACCGGGGCGGGGTTGGGACGCCCGTATCAAGAGAATATGTTCCACGGTTGAATTGCGGGATCATTACACCGGGCGCATCCTTACCATCTACAATACCCATTTTGACCACATTGGCGAGCAGGCCAGGCAGAACAGTGCCCTTCTCATCAATGAAATTTCTGAACAGGCGCAGGGCACGCCCATCGTTATGGGTGATTTCAATGCCCCCGAAGGCAGTGTCGTTTACAATACCCTGATTTCCCGCTCCCTGGCGGACGCCAAATATCTGAGCCCCGCGGACCTGCGGGACAGTGGCCGGACCTACAACGGTTACGGAAAAGCGGATGACGATCATCCCATTGATTTTATCTTTACCGATGAAAGTTCTTTCCGGGCAAGCAGTTATCGTATCATCACCGATATGCACACCGGTAGCATTTATATCTCGGACCATTTTCCGCTTCTGGTTGAACTGGAATATCAATAGGCGGGGTTGCCGGGATGTAGAAACAATACCGGAAACAAAGGCGGCGGAGTGACTGCAGAAAAGGGGGAATAGTGATGACAGGAAAAAGTGAATTCGGATTGAAACGGGTACTTGGTTTATGGGAAGTGGTTGCCATAGCTATCGGTCAAACTATCGGGGCGGGGATATTTGTCATGACCGGCATGGCCACCGGCCACACCGGGCCATCGGTGCCCCTGGCTTATCTTCTGGCCGCCATTCCCGTTATTTTCATGATGCTTCCGCTGGCCATGCTCGGTTCCGCCCTGCCCACCACCGGGGGCAATTACAAGTATGCCAGCCGCCTTTTCTCGCCGCGGGCGGCCTTCCTTGGCGTATGGGGGTTCATGGGCGGTACACTGGTGGGTGCTTTTCCCCTCTGGGCCCTCAGCGGGGCGCGATATCTTCAGGCTGTTTTCGAACTGCCTGCCGTTCCAACGGCGGTGGCGATCATGACCATCTTGCTGCTGGTAAATCTGTTTGGCATCACCGCAGCGGCTGTCTTGCAGGCCATATTCGTGGCAATATTGCTCCTCTCCCTTCTTCTGTTCGGCCTGATCGGCTTTCCCCATATCGATCCGGCCAACTTCACCCCGTTTTTACCCCATGGGGCCTATGGCCTTCTGGTTGCTACCTGCCTGCTTACCTTTACTCACCTCGGGGCAAATGCGATTATCGAGCTCGGCGGTGAGATAAAGCAGCCCGGGCGGGTTATTCCGCGGGCGTTCATGATCTCCATCCCCACGGTTGCCCTGCTCTACTTGCTGGTTGCAATCACGGCGGCAGGGGTGTTGCCGTGGACGGCTACAGCCGGAGAACCGCTCACGGTGGCGGCTGCCGCTTTCATGAACAAACCCATGTTCAATTTCTTTGTTTTCGGCGGCGGAATGCTGGCGATCATCACCACGCTCAACGCCGGTTTCATGTGGGGCACCAAGTCGCTCCTGGTGATGGCGGCGGACGGTCTTTTTCCGCGTGCCCTCACTGCAGTGAACCGCCGTTTTGGAACCCCGCACTGGTTCTTGCTCATGATCTACGTCATTACCTGCGGATCGATCATCATTTTCGGTGAAGAGTACCTGGAAGCATTCAGCGCCCTCGGCTCCATCGGGGGGATGATCATCTTTCTGCCGGTTATGGGTGCGGCCATACTGCTGCCGCGCCGTGCACCCGAAGCTTATGCGGACAGCCCCTTCAAATTGAAGGGTTTCTGGCTGTATTCGGTACCGGCCCTGGGGATACTGCTGACCATCCTGGCCATCGGTATGTTGCTGGTCGATCTATGGTCCAAGCCCATCGGCATCATCTTCTGCTATCTTTTTATCGTCTGGCTGATCATGGGGTTTATTTTTTACGAATGGCGCAGGCGGGTGCTGCGCAAACAAGGCCTGGAGCCAACTTCCAGGACCATTCGTGGCAAAGATTTTCACTGATTTTGCCACCGCCATAAGCAAGTTTGTTTCGTAACGGGGCAGTGCCGGAGTATTCGGGGGCAATATCATTCGCACCTTGCAACTCTTCCCCTTTTTGTTCCCCCCCGTTCTCCGCCTGCCTTCTTGCTCTTTACTGTGGCCTGGCATCTGCGGGCACCGTCAAGGCAGGGTGGGCAGTCCCGGCAGGATGATGGCACCTCCAATTCAAGGCAGAACGTCCGCCCGCCTGGCCGCCGGATAAATTTTTCCGGCAATGTTGCAGCGGCACACATACCTCGCTTGACCAACTTGACATTTCGGGAAGGCAAATATAGAGTATAACTAAGAAACTTTATAAAAGTATTTTAATAACCTTCCGAGAACAGGCAGAAATTTCGGGTAAAAAAATAAGGATGAAGGGGTGGAAACCATGAAAGAACCCTGGTGGAAGGAAGCGGTTATTTATCAGATCTATCCGCGCAGTTTTCTTGATTCGGGTGATGACGGGGTCGGGGATATCCGGGGCATCATCAGCAAACTTGATTATCTGAACGACGGTACGGAAAGATCCCTCGGTATTGACGCCATATGGTTGAATCCTGTATATCCATCACCCCAGTACGACTTCGGCTACGACATCATGGATTTTCGCGGCATAGATCCGCAGTACGGCACGATGGCGGATTTTGAAGAGCTCCTTCGGGAGGCTCACAAACGCAACATCCGTATCATCATGGACATCGTGCCCAGTGTAACCTCCCATCTGCATCCCTGGTTCATCGAATCCCGTTCATCGCGTGACAATCCCAGGCGGGATTGGTACATCTGGCAGGATGCGCCCCCGAACAGGAAATACCCCAACAACTGGCTCGGCGCCTTCGGCGGGCGGGCCTGGGACTGGGACAAAAAAACTGGACAGTTTTACTACCATAATTCCTTGCCCGAGCAGCCGGATTTGAACTGGCGCAATCCCGAGGTGGAGCGCGAAATCCTCGACGTCCTCGATTTCTGGTTCCAGAAAGGCGTCGATGGCTTTCGTATCGATGTGCTCAATTATCCATACAAGGACAAATATTTCCGCAGCAATCCGTATTGCATCGGTATCCGCCCCTACGACATGCAGAAGCATCTTTACGACAAGGATCTGCCCGAAAGCGTGGAGGTCGGGAAGAAAATGCGTCTCGTTGCGGACAGATACCCGGACAGGATGCTTGTCGCCGAGGTATACAACTTTGATCCCGAGGAAGCTGTACGCTACTACGGCGAGGACCGGGACGGGCCTCACATGGTTTTCAATTTTTCCGCTGCATTTTCGCCCTTCAGGGCTTCCGCGTTTCAAAAAAAGGTTGAAAGGTGGGAGGAACTCGTTGCCGACAGGGGGTGGCCATGTTATTTTTTTTCCAACCACGATATACCCCGCCATATCACCCGTTTTTCCCTTGGGCAGGGGAGATGGGCCACGGAACGGGCCAGGGTGGCCGCGGCTTTCTTGCTGACGATACGCGGTACCCCTTTTCTCTACATGGGAGAGGAGATCGGCATGAAAAGCTACTTCATGAAAAAGAAGGATCTGATGGACCCTGTCGGTATCCGTTATTGGCCCTTCTACGGACGGGATTGGGCACGAACCCCTGTCCAGTGGAACGATGGCTTGCATGCCGGTTTCTCCGGGGCGAAACCCTGGCTTCCCGTCAACCCCGATTACCGGGAATGCAATGTGCAGGCCCAGGAAAATGATCCCGGATCGCTCCTGAACTGGTACCGGAAGTTGATCTGGCTTCGGAAGAAACACAGCGCCCTCGGCGGGGGAAAACTGATATTCCTCCGGGGATTGCCGGAGGGCCTGCTCGGTTATCTGCGTCGGGATGAGAAGGAAGAAATTCTTGTCCTCCTCAATTTCACGGCGGCACCCGGAAAATGCGCGCTGTTACACGGATCGAAGAGGGTCGAAGAATTGTTGAGTTACGAGGCCCGGCTTGACGGCGAAAAATTGTATCTTGGCCGGTATGGCATATTTATCGCCGGTTTGAAAAGCGTATAATCGGAGGACATTCGGTGGGAGAGCGAAATGGAAAGTAAAATGAACAGCACCGCCATGATGCGCAAGAAAAATTTGCTGAAAATAATAGAAGTTGTCCTGGGGAACCCGTATCTATCACGTCCGGAAATAGCCAGAATGGTGGGGCTCACCGGTATGACGGTCAATACCCTGGTGGCCGAATTGGAACGCCGCAACATCGTTGTTCAGAAGGGGTTGCAGGATTCAAAGGGCGGCAGAAAGGCGCTTCTCTACAATATCAACTGCAAATCGAAGACGATCGTGGGTGTAACCCTGCAGATCGAGCAGGCTACCGTGGACATCTTTGATCTATGCGGTCGGAAGATGGCGGAAGGCATCGTCCTCCCCCTGCATGCAGGGGAGCAGATCGAGCGGGATCTCTCCCGCATCGTTGCAGCAATCAGGAAAATCACCTCCGGCTCCACCGGAAACAGGGAAGATATCCTCGGGGTCGGCATGGCGGTTCCCGGGCGTGTGGATTGCCGGAACGGCATTGTCTACAATCTCACCAATATGCCCCGGTGGCGCAATGTTCCCCTGAAGGAAATGCTGGAAAAAGAGCTGGGGATGCCCGTATTTGTGGAAAGAGATACCTATGCGCATCTGAGGCACCTGAGGTTGTCCGCACAGGCGGAGGACAGGGGAGATGTTCCCAACATGGTTTATCTTGCCATCGACGAGGGGATCGGTGCGGGAGTGATCCTGGACAACCGGGTTTACCATGGTTCCCATGGACTGGCGGGAGAGGTCGGGCATATCTCGCTTGACCCGGACGGCCCACCCTGCAACTGCGGCAACCGCGGATGTACGGAAGTTTATGCTTCTCACGATGCCATCATCCGCAACTATGCCCGCAACCTGAAAAAGATGTCCCTGGAAGATGCGGAGGTTGGCAACGTCCTCGGCAGGCGCTCCCTGGAAAATAAATTCATACTTGATCTTGCGCGGAAAGCTGCGGATGGCGATGCGGCTGCAGACCATGCCTTTCAGGTAGCAGTCAGATACCTGGCCGCGTGCATCATCAATATCATCAACATGTACGATCCTTCGCTCATCGTTATCGAGTGCAAGTGGATGCGCATGGCGCGGAAATATTTCCACATGGTCGTGAGCAGTGTTTTTCAGGGGTGCAGGCTTTTCAACAGAAATGACGTCGAGATAGTGTTGAACCCCGTTGAAGATATTTTTGAATCCTCCTCCTATGCGGTGGTGATGGACAGGATGCTCACGGAACCGGACGGCAATGCTCTGATTGGCTAGATCAAGAAGAAACAGATGAAAGAACTTGCCAAAGTTTTGCATGGATCCGTTGCAGCCATGCCATCCGGAGGAGAACCTTGGCCCCCTTTCCCCCCCGCCTTTTGCCGCATGGAAGGAGGGCATAACATCCAGGGCGCGGGAAAAACGAAAGGAACGTGATCGAACAGTGAGGGTACTCTGCTGCGGGCTGATTGTATGTGACATCTTGATCAAACCCGTTTCGCACAGGACGTTGCGCGTGGACACCTCCACCGCCGAATCGATCAAAATGAGTGGCGGCGGCGATGCCCACAATGTGGCTGTCAATCTGGCCACCCTGGGGGTGAAAACCAGCCTCGTCGGCAGGATCGGCACCGACGAGCCGGGCAGGTGGCTGCTGGGCGGGATCAGATCTTCCGGCGTGGACGCCTCCCATCTTCTGTTGACGGATGAAGCAACTTCCACCAGTGCGGTGCTCATACGAGAAAACGGGGAAAGAAATTTTGTTTCCTGCAAGGGGGCCTGCCACAATCTGGCCGAGGGGGACATCCCCGATTCCATCCTCCATGAACACGATATCCTGTATGTCGGAAGCGCATTTGATCTGCCGGGTCTGGACGGGGAGGGAATGGCCCGCCTGTTCGAGCGGGCGGATCGGGCCGGGATGCAGATTGTCCTGGATGTTACGGCGAACCCCTGCAAGCGGAACATGTATACACTGGCGCCTTCCCTGCGCCACGTGGATTTTTTCATGCCCAGCAGGCGCGAAGCCGCGGCCCTTTCCGGCAGAAGGAACATGAAAAAGGCGGCGGATTTCTTTCACGATCGGGGCCCCGGGACCGTGGCCATAAAGCTGGGGGGCGAGGGATCCCTGTTGTCACATGCAGGGGAGAAAAAAATATTTCCCGCGCATGAAACCGCCGTTGTGGACACCACGGGAGCCGGAGATGCTTTTGTTTCCGGGTTTATCGCCGCCCATGTACGCGGGTTTTCCGTGGATGATTGTGCAAAAATTGGCAATGCCGCCGGGGCGGTATGCATCGGCCACATGGGTGCTTCCGGCATGCTAACCGGCTTTGAAGCGCTTGCCGGGATGGCCGGTCTGGACATGATACGGCATGCTGCCAATCGGGAAGGAACGCAGCAACCCATCGATGGAAAATGAGAATCGGGAAAGGAGAATGATATGGGACTGCAAAATTTGCAATATCAGAAAAAATTTTTGAACCGGGAGGAGATGCTGCGTCACCTGCAGGAATTCCGCCTCGAAATCAAGCCGACGGTGGGGGTCTGGAGCCTGACGCCATCGGGAGGACGCTTTCATGAGCCTTACGGCGCGGAGGTGAGCATTCCGGAACGCATCAAGATGATCGGGGAGATGGCGGAGATAGGGGTCAGGGGCCTGGAAGCCCATTACGGCCCGGAAATCAACGAAGACAATCTGCATCTCTACAAACAGCTGGAGAAGGACACCGGTATCCGTATCTCGGGGATCGGCCCGCATACTTTTTACAACCGGGAATATGAATTCGGGACATTGTCCAATCCCGTCGCCCGTTACCGCGACCGTGCCACGGAGAAACTCATCCGGGTTCTGCGCCTGGTCAAGGAGGCGGATGCCGATGCCTGCGGACTTTGGCCGGGGATAGACGGATACACATACCCGTATGGCCATTTGTATTACCAGATGTGGGAGAATTTCGAGGGTGCCCTTGCCGATGCCATGGACGAGGTGCCGGGGGTCATGGTGCGCATTGAAACCAAACCCTACGAACCGATACCGAACAACATCTATCGCACCATCTCCGACGGGCTGATCCTTGCCCGGGATGTGGAGGCGCGCCTTTCCAACCCGGTGAACCGCAGGCTGCTCGAGCAGGGCTACTGCCTCGTCGGCATGCAGCCGGAAATCGGGCATATCCGTATGGGCTACGAGGACACTCCCTGTGCATTCGCTCGTATATGCCGGGAAGGACGCATGTCCCACCCCCACTTCAACAGTCAACCGCTCGGCAATTATGACCAGGACCTCAATGTCGGCGTTGTCGAATGGGATCAGGCCGAAGCGGGGTTGCTGGCCCTCAAGATGGCCGGTTTCAGGGAATATATTGGCATCGACATCAATCCCGAGAGGATGCCGATCCGCAAAGCCATGGAGATCAATATCCGTGTGCTGGAGATCATGAATGAAAGAATAAACAATCTGCCCTATGAACGCATGCTGGATTGTTACTATTCTCCGGAGAAGAACCGCGGGGAGATGGAACTCATCCTGGCGGAGGGGATGCGCATCGGGCGTTGAACGGCGCATCGGCATCGAGTGCAGAAAAATAACTTCTGCTGAAAACGGCCAGCTTTGCTTTTTGGCCGCTCATCGCCATATTTTCACGCCGGAACGGAGGCGTTGCATTGATGAACAGAATCTGTGTGGTTGGAAGCCTCAACATGGATATGGCAATATCCACGCCAAGAATTCCCCTTGTCGGGGAGACGATCCTCGGAAGCGGTTTCATGACCGTCCCCGGGGGAAAGGGGGCCAATCAGGCCGTCGCTGCTGCCCGCCTGGGCGGAGACGTCAGCATGGTCGGCTGTGTCGGTGATGACCCTTACGGGTGTGAACTCCTGGGCAACCTCGAAAGCGCCGGCGTGGAAACGGACAGTGTCAGCATCATCCACGAGGGGCATACGGGGGTAGCCGTGATCGTCGTGGGTAAAGATGGTGATAACTTCATCATCGTTGACCAGGGTGCGAATCTGCATCTGAACACGGAAAGACTGGACAGATACAGATACGTCATGGAAAAAAGCAATCTGTTGATGCTCCAGCTTGAAATTCCTTCGGGAACGGTCGAATATGCCGTTGATATCGCCGCACGATCGGGCGTGCCGGTATTTCTGGATCCTGCTCCGGCAGCACCGCTCGGCGAGGAACTGCTTTCGAGAATCGATATCTTGACCCCCAATGAAAGTGAAACTGCCATGTTGGTGGGTTTTCCCATCGATTCGATCGACGATGCCGGGCGTGCCGCGGCGCTCCTGCATGGCCGTGGAGTGATGCAGGTGGCGGTGACCCTGGGGGACAAGGGCGTCGTTTACAATTGCGGGGATAGTATCGTGCACAGGCCGGCCTTCAAGGTCGAGGCGGTGGATACCACGGCGGCGGGGGATGTCTTCTCCGGCGCACTGGCCGTCTCGCTGGCGGAGGGGAGCAATATCGACGAGGCCGTGGAATGGGCCGCCGCTTCCGCTGCCCTGGCGGTAACCAGAAAAGGCGCGCAGACTTCGATTCCCGATGTTGGGGAGGTAAGAAAATTCCTTTCCGGGTGACGCAGTTTGAAAAAAGTGATCCCGGGATCGATGCACAGCCACAAAGGAGGTATATCATGAAGGACCTGAAAACCAAATTGAGTTACGGGAGCGGGGACATATACGGGGGGGGTGCTCTGCTGATATTCAGCCTGCTCTACATGAATTATCTCGTGCTGGTAGAGAACATACCCGTTGTTTTTGTGACCACGATCATCCTCATTGGCAAGATCTGGGACGCGATAACTGACCCCCTCGTCGGCAGGATCTCTGACAGGACCCGTTCGCGGTTCGGAAGAAGGCGGCTATATTTTCTCAT
It encodes:
- a CDS encoding NTP transferase domain-containing protein, which produces MKAIVMAGGSGSRLRPLTCALPKPMVPVMNRPLMEYTLELLYLHGFREVAATLQYLPGEIEDALGDGSRFGLNMHYYIEEEPLGTAGSVKNAAAFLDETFMVISGDALTDFDLSAAVEFHHRKGAMATLILTSVNTPLEYGIVITADDGRITRFVEKPGWGEVFSDTANTGIYILEPEVLDLIEPGKMFDFSKDLFPILLERKEPLFGCVLPGYWCDIGNLEQYSQAHRDILGGKVALRLAAREAEKGVWLEEGVLLHPHAKIVPPVYIGRDSVIEARASVQESIFGSGNFIGEQASAKRCIAWNGVSLGKKSVVRGAILCSSVHLEPSVQVYEGAVIGKRSTVEEGAVIKPEVKIWPEKRVENGSTLRENLIWGTRGLRSLFGFDGVRGEINHKFFPESAARLGAAFASFLEGGSIAIGGDAYGATHMFKQALSAGIASAGAEVFDLGETIIPILRRQIVEMGIGGGVFVRFADTDPPVILFKFMDGRGLDLSRGEERNVEQLYFRDDFPRCSGISIKKPARLPDPLPQYRKGILKRVDRESIGRTGFRIVIGYSPPLVERALFPLLRELRCRVISLNPNVPLHEEPCSLEALRHYRQEVATAVRQISATLGVIFDPGAEEMMLFDERGRVVEGELYKALISLLLFRMRKGETVAVPVNASGVIEKLAARYQGKVLRTRTAPSYQMNALQQEKGQHLEGFSSLSLNLDCIGALVYLLEFMALQETNLSTLLTEIPDIYLLEKQVPCPWEEKGRVMRMLIEETAGKRTEMIDGLKVHHPEGWALVLPHPEKPAYNIYGEGFDEEISASLTDLYARKVDRLIRKP
- a CDS encoding endonuclease/exonuclease/phosphatase family protein, with protein sequence MFKKVAKGLLVVLLLLALVGVVAYGVIYAGIPLTENPVMGMDSLAVPEHIQEEDTGIKVMSYNIRLITRESDVAHYWTNRREHMVDLIKNYDADIIGFQEVTHPQYRYLIEQLGDEYDHYGLYRSGLNRERGNIIIGDPDPEPTLLNMLRISIVDEGSPIFYRKSRFELLNYDTFWLRENPMKPGRGWDARIKRICSTVELRDHYTGRILTIYNTHFDHIGEQARQNSALLINEISEQAQGTPIVMGDFNAPEGSVVYNTLISRSLADAKYLSPADLRDSGRTYNGYGKADDDHPIDFIFTDESSFRASSYRIITDMHTGSIYISDHFPLLVELEYQ
- a CDS encoding amino acid permease, whose product is MTGKSEFGLKRVLGLWEVVAIAIGQTIGAGIFVMTGMATGHTGPSVPLAYLLAAIPVIFMMLPLAMLGSALPTTGGNYKYASRLFSPRAAFLGVWGFMGGTLVGAFPLWALSGARYLQAVFELPAVPTAVAIMTILLLVNLFGITAAAVLQAIFVAILLLSLLLFGLIGFPHIDPANFTPFLPHGAYGLLVATCLLTFTHLGANAIIELGGEIKQPGRVIPRAFMISIPTVALLYLLVAITAAGVLPWTATAGEPLTVAAAAFMNKPMFNFFVFGGGMLAIITTLNAGFMWGTKSLLVMAADGLFPRALTAVNRRFGTPHWFLLMIYVITCGSIIIFGEEYLEAFSALGSIGGMIIFLPVMGAAILLPRRAPEAYADSPFKLKGFWLYSVPALGILLTILAIGMLLVDLWSKPIGIIFCYLFIVWLIMGFIFYEWRRRVLRKQGLEPTSRTIRGKDFH
- a CDS encoding alpha-glucosidase — its product is MKEPWWKEAVIYQIYPRSFLDSGDDGVGDIRGIISKLDYLNDGTERSLGIDAIWLNPVYPSPQYDFGYDIMDFRGIDPQYGTMADFEELLREAHKRNIRIIMDIVPSVTSHLHPWFIESRSSRDNPRRDWYIWQDAPPNRKYPNNWLGAFGGRAWDWDKKTGQFYYHNSLPEQPDLNWRNPEVEREILDVLDFWFQKGVDGFRIDVLNYPYKDKYFRSNPYCIGIRPYDMQKHLYDKDLPESVEVGKKMRLVADRYPDRMLVAEVYNFDPEEAVRYYGEDRDGPHMVFNFSAAFSPFRASAFQKKVERWEELVADRGWPCYFFSNHDIPRHITRFSLGQGRWATERARVAAAFLLTIRGTPFLYMGEEIGMKSYFMKKKDLMDPVGIRYWPFYGRDWARTPVQWNDGLHAGFSGAKPWLPVNPDYRECNVQAQENDPGSLLNWYRKLIWLRKKHSALGGGKLIFLRGLPEGLLGYLRRDEKEEILVLLNFTAAPGKCALLHGSKRVEELLSYEARLDGEKLYLGRYGIFIAGLKSV
- a CDS encoding ROK family transcriptional regulator is translated as MESKMNSTAMMRKKNLLKIIEVVLGNPYLSRPEIARMVGLTGMTVNTLVAELERRNIVVQKGLQDSKGGRKALLYNINCKSKTIVGVTLQIEQATVDIFDLCGRKMAEGIVLPLHAGEQIERDLSRIVAAIRKITSGSTGNREDILGVGMAVPGRVDCRNGIVYNLTNMPRWRNVPLKEMLEKELGMPVFVERDTYAHLRHLRLSAQAEDRGDVPNMVYLAIDEGIGAGVILDNRVYHGSHGLAGEVGHISLDPDGPPCNCGNRGCTEVYASHDAIIRNYARNLKKMSLEDAEVGNVLGRRSLENKFILDLARKAADGDAAADHAFQVAVRYLAACIINIINMYDPSLIVIECKWMRMARKYFHMVVSSVFQGCRLFNRNDVEIVLNPVEDIFESSSYAVVMDRMLTEPDGNALIG
- a CDS encoding carbohydrate kinase family protein — its product is MPKFCMDPLQPCHPEENLGPLSPPPFAAWKEGITSRAREKRKERDRTVRVLCCGLIVCDILIKPVSHRTLRVDTSTAESIKMSGGGDAHNVAVNLATLGVKTSLVGRIGTDEPGRWLLGGIRSSGVDASHLLLTDEATSTSAVLIRENGERNFVSCKGACHNLAEGDIPDSILHEHDILYVGSAFDLPGLDGEGMARLFERADRAGMQIVLDVTANPCKRNMYTLAPSLRHVDFFMPSRREAAALSGRRNMKKAADFFHDRGPGTVAIKLGGEGSLLSHAGEKKIFPAHETAVVDTTGAGDAFVSGFIAAHVRGFSVDDCAKIGNAAGAVCIGHMGASGMLTGFEALAGMAGLDMIRHAANREGTQQPIDGK
- a CDS encoding xylose isomerase, whose protein sequence is MGLQNLQYQKKFLNREEMLRHLQEFRLEIKPTVGVWSLTPSGGRFHEPYGAEVSIPERIKMIGEMAEIGVRGLEAHYGPEINEDNLHLYKQLEKDTGIRISGIGPHTFYNREYEFGTLSNPVARYRDRATEKLIRVLRLVKEADADACGLWPGIDGYTYPYGHLYYQMWENFEGALADAMDEVPGVMVRIETKPYEPIPNNIYRTISDGLILARDVEARLSNPVNRRLLEQGYCLVGMQPEIGHIRMGYEDTPCAFARICREGRMSHPHFNSQPLGNYDQDLNVGVVEWDQAEAGLLALKMAGFREYIGIDINPERMPIRKAMEINIRVLEIMNERINNLPYERMLDCYYSPEKNRGEMELILAEGMRIGR
- the rbsK gene encoding ribokinase; translation: MNRICVVGSLNMDMAISTPRIPLVGETILGSGFMTVPGGKGANQAVAAARLGGDVSMVGCVGDDPYGCELLGNLESAGVETDSVSIIHEGHTGVAVIVVGKDGDNFIIVDQGANLHLNTERLDRYRYVMEKSNLLMLQLEIPSGTVEYAVDIAARSGVPVFLDPAPAAPLGEELLSRIDILTPNESETAMLVGFPIDSIDDAGRAAALLHGRGVMQVAVTLGDKGVVYNCGDSIVHRPAFKVEAVDTTAAGDVFSGALAVSLAEGSNIDEAVEWAAASAALAVTRKGAQTSIPDVGEVRKFLSG